The DNA segment TGACCGGCCCCTGATCGAGGAGCGCATGGCGGGCCGCAAGGGCCACTTCATGCCGGCCGCCCTGCTCGACTCGCAGTTCGCCACCCTCCAGCCGCTGGAGGACGACGAGGCCGGCGTCGCCGTGGACGTCGCCGGCACCCCCGAGGAAATCACCGAGCGAGCCGTCGCCGCGCTGCGCCGGCTCGACAGCTAAGGATCACACCGTGACCAGTCTCAGCGTCGAGACGCTGGCAGCGGACGCCGTCGAACCGATCACGTCGGCCGGCAACGCGCAGTTGGGCATCGCCGTCCTGGCGGGCATCGCCGTCATCGTCCTGCTCATCACCAAGCTCAGAATGCACGCGTTCCTCGCGCTGACCATCGGCTCGCTGGCGCTCGGCTCCTTCGCCGGTGCCGCGCCGGCGAAGACGATAGCGAGCTTCACCGCGGGCCTCGGCTCGACCGTCGCGGGCGTCGGCGTCCTGATCGCGCTCGGCGCGATCCTGGGCAAGCTGCTCGCCGACTCCGGTGGCGCCGACCAGATCGTGGACACCATCCTGGCGCGCACGGGCAAGCGGGCCATGCCGTGGGCGATGGTCCTCATCGCCTCGGTCATCGGCCTGCCGCTGTTCTTCGAGGTCGGGATCGTCCTGCTGATCCCGGTGGTGCTGCTCGTCGCCAAGCGCGGCAACTACTCCCTGATGCGCATCGGCATCCCGGCCCTGGCCGGCCTGTCCGTGATGCACGGCCTGATCCCGCCGCACCCCGGACCGCTCGTCGCGATCGACGCGCTCGACGCGAACCTCGGCGTCACGCTGGCGCTCGGCGTGGTCGTCGCGATCCCGACGGTGATCATCGCCGGTCCGGTCTTCTCCCGCTACGCCGCCCGCTGGGTGGACATCCAGGCGCCCGAGAAGATGATCCCGCAGCGGCCCTCCGAGGAGCTGGAGCGCCGTCCCGGCTTCGGCGCCACCCTGGCCACGATCCTGCTGCCGGTCGTGCTGATGCTGGTCAAGGCGTTCGTGGACATCGTGGTGGACGATCCGGAGCAGGGGCTCCAGAAGGTCACCGATGTGATCGGCTCGCCGCTGATCGCGCTGCTCGCGGCCGTGCTCGTGGGCATGGTCACGCTGGGCCGGGCGGCCGGCTTCACCCGGGCGCGGCTCTCCACCACCGTGGAGAAGTCCCTCGCCCCGATCGCCGGGGTGCTGCTCATCGTGGGCGCGGGCGGCGGCTTCAAGCAGACGCTGATCGACGCCGGCGTGGGGCAGATGATCCTGGACTTCTCCGAGGACTGGTCGATCCCGGCGCTGCTGCTCGGCTGGCTGATCGCCGTGGCGATCCGGCTCGCGACCGGTTCGGCGACCGTGGCGACGATCTCGGCGGCCGGGCTGGTCGCCCCGCTGGCGGCCGACATGTCCACCGCGCACGCGGCCCTGCTGGTGCTCGCGGTGGGCGCGGGCTCGCTCTTCTTCAGCCATGTCAACGACGCCGGGTTCTGGCTGGTGAAGGAGTACTTCGGCATGGACGTCGGCCAGACCGTGAAGACGTGGTCGGTGATGGAGACCATCATCTCGGTGGCCTCGCTGCTGTTCATCCTGCTGCTGTCCCTGGTGCTGTAGCGCCCCGGCACCCGGCCTGCCCAGTCCCCGGCCCGCCCGGACCCCCGGTGCGGGCCGGGCGGGTGCCAGACTGGCGCCATGCCGAACCGCGAAGCGCTGAAGCCCTTTCTGCTCGCCTTCCCCGGTCCGCTGCGCGACCAGCTGGTCGCCGCGGTCCTGGAGGGGCGCAAGGTCTCGACCTCGGGACTGCTCGTGGAGTACGAGATCGAGGACGAGGAACTGCCCCCGGTCGG comes from the Streptomyces sp. NBC_00525 genome and includes:
- a CDS encoding GntP family permease; protein product: MTSLSVETLAADAVEPITSAGNAQLGIAVLAGIAVIVLLITKLRMHAFLALTIGSLALGSFAGAAPAKTIASFTAGLGSTVAGVGVLIALGAILGKLLADSGGADQIVDTILARTGKRAMPWAMVLIASVIGLPLFFEVGIVLLIPVVLLVAKRGNYSLMRIGIPALAGLSVMHGLIPPHPGPLVAIDALDANLGVTLALGVVVAIPTVIIAGPVFSRYAARWVDIQAPEKMIPQRPSEELERRPGFGATLATILLPVVLMLVKAFVDIVVDDPEQGLQKVTDVIGSPLIALLAAVLVGMVTLGRAAGFTRARLSTTVEKSLAPIAGVLLIVGAGGGFKQTLIDAGVGQMILDFSEDWSIPALLLGWLIAVAIRLATGSATVATISAAGLVAPLAADMSTAHAALLVLAVGAGSLFFSHVNDAGFWLVKEYFGMDVGQTVKTWSVMETIISVASLLFILLLSLVL